In the Cytobacillus pseudoceanisediminis genome, one interval contains:
- a CDS encoding DarT ssDNA thymidine ADP-ribosyltransferase family protein, which produces MAIGNIKKGKLLYHLTRLSNLDSILEHGLISRKLVKDNDVRFFDIADSKIISKRTELGLDVYTPFHFHPYSSFDVAVKSTYEDEDFMYICITRELAKHNKFKILPRHPLNIEENYQLYDYEEGFEAIDWDTMHKLGTEDRYTKNVKMAECLTPLTVPAKLFHCIYVKNEGTRSVVMNKLHSKGINKTPPFVDVGRWL; this is translated from the coding sequence ATGGCGATAGGGAATATAAAAAAGGGAAAACTCTTATATCATTTGACTCGATTGTCGAATTTAGACTCCATATTGGAGCATGGTTTAATATCAAGGAAATTAGTTAAGGATAATGATGTTCGTTTCTTTGATATTGCAGATTCAAAGATTATTTCTAAACGTACAGAACTTGGACTGGATGTATATACTCCATTTCACTTTCATCCCTATTCTTCATTTGATGTTGCTGTAAAAAGCACATATGAAGATGAAGACTTTATGTATATTTGTATTACAAGAGAATTAGCTAAACATAATAAGTTTAAAATATTACCAAGACATCCACTTAATATTGAAGAAAATTATCAATTATATGACTATGAAGAAGGTTTTGAAGCAATCGATTGGGATACGATGCACAAACTAGGTACGGAAGATCGATATACTAAGAATGTAAAAATGGCTGAATGTTTGACGCCTTTAACTGTTCCTGCTAAGCTCTTTCATTGCATTTATGTGAAAAATGAAGGAACAAGGTCGGTTGTTATGAATAAATTGCATTCTAAAGGTATTAACAAAACGCCACCGTTTGTGGATGTTGGACGGTGGTTATAG
- a CDS encoding DUF6527 family protein produces the protein MQHKFVEFIPSEIEQNVLYISIEYDIAKHKCACGCGANIVTSLSPSRWKLTYDGETVSLSPSIGNWSHPCQSHYFITNDKIVWAGSISKTAIQEVINNDQESVKKHVQKSNRLIDKIKRLFKL, from the coding sequence ATGCAACATAAATTTGTTGAGTTTATCCCATCAGAAATTGAACAAAATGTATTATATATTTCGATTGAGTATGATATCGCGAAACATAAATGTGCGTGTGGATGCGGAGCTAACATTGTCACTTCGCTTTCACCATCGAGATGGAAATTAACATATGACGGCGAAACGGTATCACTTTCCCCATCTATAGGAAATTGGAGTCACCCTTGTCAATCACATTACTTTATTACAAATGATAAGATAGTTTGGGCAGGATCAATATCAAAAACTGCCATTCAAGAAGTTATAAATAATGATCAAGAGTCTGTAAAAAAGCATGTTCAAAAGAGTAATCGTCTAATTGATAAGATTAAAAGACTTTTTAAGCTTTAA
- a CDS encoding ThiF family adenylyltransferase, translated as MSTQLIDHNQDLKRLVDEGYNVSFVKDNLVVKGIPYVNKDKKVLFGTIFCPLTLSGLNTVAPQDHTVRFAGEHPCDQFGNEDKSYVNSQSHYPLNQDIVGNYYFSAKPPSGQYPDFYTKILKYANLLSAPAKSIDSSVTAQNFDFEDYNNESVFLYPDTNTARAGLSHIANKFKEQKIAIVGLGGTGSFILDFVSKTPVKQISLFDGDTLFNHNVFRMPGAVAIDELQQKPSKVAFLKSKYDQLRNGIIAHEEYLDESNVHMLGEHDFVFLALDLAEPKRIITEYLTKTNIPFVDLGIGLTVVGDSIRGTVRKTLITPDNSSSLNKIAMGQAADDDVYAQNIQISELNALNAVMGIVTWKKMFGFYLSDETIYHSTFILDEEAVSHAT; from the coding sequence ATGTCGACTCAACTAATAGATCATAATCAAGATTTGAAAAGGTTGGTTGATGAAGGATATAACGTATCATTCGTAAAAGATAATCTTGTCGTAAAAGGAATTCCTTATGTTAACAAGGATAAAAAAGTCCTGTTTGGGACAATTTTTTGTCCTTTGACGCTATCTGGATTAAATACAGTAGCTCCCCAAGATCACACAGTTCGATTCGCAGGGGAGCATCCTTGCGATCAATTTGGAAACGAAGACAAATCATACGTAAATTCACAGTCGCATTATCCTTTAAATCAAGATATTGTGGGAAATTACTATTTCTCGGCAAAACCACCAAGCGGTCAATATCCGGATTTCTATACAAAAATTCTAAAGTACGCAAACCTGTTATCTGCCCCAGCAAAGTCCATCGATTCAAGCGTAACAGCACAGAACTTTGATTTTGAGGACTATAACAACGAAAGTGTATTTCTGTATCCTGATACCAATACAGCCAGAGCAGGTTTATCTCATATTGCCAATAAATTTAAGGAACAGAAAATTGCGATTGTAGGATTAGGAGGCACAGGATCATTTATTTTGGATTTTGTTAGCAAAACACCGGTAAAACAGATTTCTCTCTTTGACGGTGATACTTTATTCAATCATAATGTCTTTAGAATGCCGGGTGCAGTAGCTATAGATGAGCTTCAGCAAAAACCAAGTAAAGTTGCATTTCTTAAGAGTAAGTATGATCAACTAAGAAATGGCATCATTGCACATGAGGAGTATCTTGATGAGTCAAATGTGCATATGTTAGGTGAACATGATTTTGTTTTTCTTGCTCTGGACCTAGCAGAACCTAAAAGGATTATTACTGAATATCTTACCAAGACTAATATTCCGTTTGTTGACTTGGGCATAGGGCTAACAGTTGTAGGAGATTCCATTAGGGGAACCGTTAGAAAAACACTGATTACCCCTGACAATAGCTCATCATTGAATAAAATTGCAATGGGACAAGCAGCAGATGATGATGTGTATGCTCAAAACATTCAAATTTCGGAGTTGAATGCTCTAAATGCTGTAATGGGTATAGTTACATGGAAGAAGATGTTTGGTTTTTATCTTAGCGATGAAACAATTTATCATTCAACATTCATTCTTGATGAAGAAGCTGTAAGTCATGCAACATAA
- a CDS encoding multiubiquitin domain-containing protein, with protein sequence MELLSSNKLRRSKQNEKNFTVIINGEPKEVEKRDYSFQEIVTLAYGSYDDSQKSYTMVSTLKNDKGEKHSRDYSFGDSIKMKEGMRINVDSTNRS encoded by the coding sequence GTGGAGCTTCTTTCTTCTAATAAATTGAGAAGGAGCAAGCAAAATGAAAAAAATTTTACTGTCATTATTAACGGTGAACCAAAGGAAGTTGAGAAAAGAGATTATTCCTTTCAAGAGATAGTTACTCTTGCATATGGAAGCTACGATGATTCACAAAAATCATACACTATGGTGTCTACGCTAAAAAACGATAAAGGTGAAAAACACAGCCGGGATTATTCCTTCGGAGATTCAATAAAGATGAAGGAAGGAATGAGGATAAATGTCGACTCAACTAATAGATCATAA
- a CDS encoding MarR family transcriptional regulator codes for MKTELLLRIHEKPIQLLNRTQLKNLKESIMNKMNDAEINTVFVLDMSYIGDTNGSGIDEVIAKPLKWLISEFIDKKVEKYIYLVNLSPEEVHDHAYNIDSTLNIEQLCIMAKEEDSFSILGYLGGSKGSLKQILEFVYTRKEVTARDVVDAFDKQINTASTQLSKLYEKRLIAREEIQMPEGGRQFVYKSLF; via the coding sequence ATGAAAACTGAATTACTATTAAGAATTCATGAAAAACCTATTCAATTATTAAATCGTACTCAACTAAAAAATCTCAAAGAGTCAATAATGAATAAGATGAATGACGCAGAAATAAATACAGTCTTTGTATTGGACATGTCTTATATTGGGGATACGAATGGATCTGGTATCGACGAAGTAATCGCTAAACCATTAAAGTGGCTTATTAGTGAATTTATAGATAAAAAAGTTGAGAAATATATTTATCTAGTAAATTTAAGTCCAGAAGAAGTACATGATCATGCCTATAACATTGATAGTACGTTAAACATCGAACAGTTATGTATTATGGCGAAAGAGGAGGATTCCTTCTCCATACTAGGCTATCTCGGTGGATCTAAGGGATCATTAAAGCAAATTCTAGAATTTGTGTATACGAGAAAAGAAGTTACTGCCAGAGATGTTGTGGATGCATTTGACAAACAGATTAATACCGCAAGCACTCAACTTTCAAAATTATATGAAAAACGTTTGATTGCACGGGAAGAGATACAGATGCCTGAAGGCGGAAGACAATTTGTTTACAAAAGCTTGTTTTAA
- a CDS encoding ATP-binding protein produces MEIMINRTLSTIDDIHQLLNKTMEVVDQLNSRAAVTLNMKRLRYITPIGFTGLLSVLDYLEDHFEVGIVAPFNISPIKYMERMNFFKVCSKNVKEQFEEQKDMTTLYNRHRNSLEDKLLEIRVATTHPQIVEISTLIKRIFKNKGLKGNRISDIQSFITELGNNVIDHTNSSCFIAVKNNEDENEIEIAVADRGEGIYNSLKDVLSENSPHDIVKAAITTKASRLSEEDRGKGLMDIKQRAFRWSEASVALRTNNSVYEITKDEVNPTLEGKTSFGTFFSIKVNYSIDRL; encoded by the coding sequence ATGGAAATAATGATAAATAGAACATTATCAACAATAGATGACATTCATCAATTGCTAAATAAAACAATGGAAGTAGTTGATCAATTAAACTCACGTGCTGCTGTAACCTTAAATATGAAGAGATTGAGGTATATTACGCCTATTGGCTTCACCGGACTTTTGTCAGTGCTAGATTATCTTGAAGACCATTTTGAAGTTGGTATTGTCGCTCCTTTTAATATCAGTCCTATTAAATATATGGAACGAATGAATTTCTTTAAAGTCTGCAGTAAAAATGTAAAAGAACAATTTGAAGAACAAAAGGATATGACAACCTTGTATAATCGACACCGTAATAGCCTAGAGGATAAATTGCTAGAGATTAGAGTAGCAACAACCCACCCTCAAATTGTAGAAATAAGTACATTGATTAAAAGGATTTTTAAAAACAAAGGTCTAAAGGGGAATCGTATTTCAGATATTCAATCTTTTATTACTGAGTTGGGCAACAATGTGATTGATCATACAAATTCTAGTTGTTTCATTGCAGTAAAAAACAATGAAGATGAAAACGAAATAGAAATAGCAGTCGCGGATCGTGGAGAAGGAATTTACAATAGTTTAAAAGATGTTTTATCCGAAAATTCTCCTCATGATATCGTAAAAGCGGCCATCACTACCAAAGCTTCTAGACTTAGTGAAGAAGATCGTGGTAAAGGATTAATGGATATAAAACAAAGAGCTTTCAGGTGGTCTGAAGCATCAGTTGCATTACGAACTAATAATTCTGTATATGAAATTACAAAGGATGAAGTAAATCCTACTTTAGAAGGCAAAACTTCATTTGGAACCTTTTTTTCCATAAAAGTAAATTATAGTATTGACAGGCTTTAA